The genome window AGAAAGCACAGGAACTCCTCGCCAAAACCGACGGCTTCGTCCGCAAAGCGATAGATTTAATTGATAATGGATAAGGGATAATTGATAATAGTGAATCGTGAATGGAAAAGTAAAACCAACCCCGTAAGGGGTGATATATTAATAACAAGACTCACGTAAACTCAACACCAAACCCCGCAGGGGTGTCATATTAATAACAAGACTCAGGTAAACTCAACACCAACCCCGTAGGGGTGATATATTAATAACATGACTCACACCATCTGAACTCTAAACCCCGTAGGGGTGACATATTAATAACAAGACTTCCACCATCTCAATTCTGAACCCCATAGGGGTGACATATTTACAACATCGCACAGATACTTCTTTGACTTCAACCCCGTAGGGGTGTCATATTAATAACAAGACTCACACCATCTCAACTCTAAACCCTGCAGGGGTGACATATTAATAACACTTAGCCACCACCCATCAACACCAGCCCCGTCAGGGGCGATATATTAATAACATGCCCTGCAACAAACATCTCCCCAGCTCCGTTGGAGCGACATATGACCTGCCATACCCCAGAGCCGTACACAACTACGTTTTCTGCTAATTTTCTTTTGAACCATTACCAGAAGACGTTCCATAATCTTCAAAGATATACTTTAAATCATATTCAATCTTATACGCTTCAAGCAGCTGCAGATATTCCTCCCTGAAAGTTTTCCTCTTGTGATGCTCCTCCTGTTTTTTGATATAATCCACCACCCTGTCAATCTGCGATTGCGACACCGAAAATGCTCCAAAACCGGATTGCCACTCAAACTTTCCCGCAACGAATCGCCTTTCGTTTATCCATTTTGACGAATTCGCTTTTATATCACGCATCAAATCTGAAAGAGTACAGTCGGGCTTTAATCCGATTAACAAATGCAAGTGGTCAGGCATTCCGTTGATTATCATTAACTTCTGATTCTTATTGCTGATTATTCCTGTAATGTATTTGTATAACTCATCCCTCCAGCTTATAGAAATCAGATTAGACCTCCCTTTCACAACAACCACACAATGTGCATATAATTGGGTATAGGTGTTAGGCATTTTCTCCTCCTTTGCTTTTAATGTCACCCTTACAGGGTTTTATAAATTTACTTTTCGGTCTGTTATTAATATACCGCCCCTACGGGGTTTTGATTATTAGGATAAACAAAAGTAAGAGATTACAATAAAAAAGTGAAATTCATTACATAATATTTAATGTGCTCAAAGCAGGCGTGCAGGTGAATTGCTCCCCATGATTCCAATAATTTCTCCGCTTTATTTACTATTCCCCGCAAACACCAGGTAAATCCCGTCAATCATGCATAATTTTCTGCGTTAATCTGCAGGAAAATGCTTCCTGCGAATTATACAGAATTCATCACACTCCGATCCGTGCTGCTATAGCATCCGCATCATCGGCGTACCATTGTGCAGACACATGTCATCTTTGTGCGAACTACAGCACTTGCCGCCTTCTATCTAACCAATCCGCTTGCCATAAGCTTTCCGGTAAGATATCTGAACATCGTCACCGGTACTATTCTCCTCATAACACTAACCATACGCGCCTGTGCTCCTGAGGGATATCGCAGCTTCCAGGAATTATCCGTGGCGGCTTTATATATAGTTTTTGCCACCACCTCCGGACCTGGCGCCATCTTGTCTGCTTTCTTCATAAACACTTCAACCCGCTTATCATAATCACCATACCCGCCAATATCCTGATTGTTGAAAGATACCATTGACCGGCCGTGAAACTCAGTCTTTATTGCACCCGGCTCAACCAGCTTTAATCTGATATTTAACTGACGCAGCTCAAACTGCAGTCCTTCGGTGAATCCCTCCACCGCCCATTTTGAACTGTTGTAAACACTATACATCGGAAAAGTAACCAGTCCTGCGATTGAAGAAACATTAACTATCATCCCGCTTCGCTTTTCCCTGAAGTGCGGAAGCATCTCTCGTGTCATCTGCATCAGACCAAACACGTTCGTATTAAACTGATTATATATATCCTCCGGAGCTGACTTTTCAAAAATTCCAGTAGCTCCGTAACCGGCGTTATTAACCAGAACATCCACGGAACCAAATACACGAAGAACCTCAGCAGTACAGCTCTTTATGGACAGATTATCGGTTACATCCAGCCGGAAAGTTTTTATCAGTGCATGTTTCTGCAGTTCGGTTTCTTTTTCCGGTGAACGCATGGTTGCGGCAACATTCCATCCCCGCTCCGCAAAATAAATTGCCGCTGCTTTTCCGATTCCGGATGATGCTCCTGTTATGAGTACTGTCTTGTTCATGTTTTTTATGTATTGTTGTTCAGGAAAAAACAAAGCCGCTGAAATTTCTATAACTCCAGCGGCTTTAAGATAATTTATAATTATCAGGAGGTTGAATAATTAAGAACTAATTATCCATTCTCCATTATCAACTATTAATTATTTTTTATAGTTGATTGATTTCAGGCCATAGAAGCGGGCTGAGTCAGCCAGTTCTTCTTCGATTCTGAGGAGCTGATTGTATTTTGCGATACGGTCGGTTCTGCTGGCTGAACCTGTTTTAATCTGGCCCGCGTTGGTTGCAACAGCGATATCAGCAATGGTGGTATCTTCTGTTTCGCCTGAGCGATGGCTGATTACGGCAGTGTATCCGGCATTCTTTGCCATCTCAATGGCGTCAAGAGTTTCGGTCAGGGTTCCGATCTGATTAACTTTAACCAGAATGGAGTTTCCGATACCCTTTTCGATACCCATCGAAAGCCGCTTTGTGTTGGTGACAAAAAGATCATCGCCGACCAACTGAATTTTAGAACCAAGTTTTTCGGTCATAAGTTTCCAGCCGTTCCAGTCATCTTCTGCCAGACCGTCTTCAATGGAAACAATGGGATATTTTGCGGCCCAGTCAGCCCAGTAGTCAACCATCTTCTCTGATGAGATTTCAGATTTGTCTGACTTAAAGAACTGATAAACACCTTTTTCCTTGATATACATTTCGCTGGTTGCCGGGTCAAGCGCAATGTATATATCCTTGCCCGGAGCATATCCGGCTTTGGTTATTGCTTCGAGAATTACCTCAATTGCTTCTTCGTTTGATTTCAGATTCGGTGCAAA of Ignavibacteriales bacterium contains these proteins:
- the tnpA gene encoding IS200/IS605 family transposase, which codes for MPNTYTQLYAHCVVVVKGRSNLISISWRDELYKYITGIISNKNQKLMIINGMPDHLHLLIGLKPDCTLSDLMRDIKANSSKWINERRFVAGKFEWQSGFGAFSVSQSQIDRVVDYIKKQEEHHKRKTFREEYLQLLEAYKIEYDLKYIFEDYGTSSGNGSKEN
- a CDS encoding SDR family oxidoreductase, whose protein sequence is MNKTVLITGASSGIGKAAAIYFAERGWNVAATMRSPEKETELQKHALIKTFRLDVTDNLSIKSCTAEVLRVFGSVDVLVNNAGYGATGIFEKSAPEDIYNQFNTNVFGLMQMTREMLPHFREKRSGMIVNVSSIAGLVTFPMYSVYNSSKWAVEGFTEGLQFELRQLNIRLKLVEPGAIKTEFHGRSMVSFNNQDIGGYGDYDKRVEVFMKKADKMAPGPEVVAKTIYKAATDNSWKLRYPSGAQARMVSVMRRIVPVTMFRYLTGKLMASGLVR
- the eno gene encoding phosphopyruvate hydratase, encoding MTLIVDVKAREILDSRGNPTLEAEVFLESGAIGRAAVPSGASTGEHEATELRDNDPKRYLGKGVQQAVDFVNNDIADNLLDEDALDQTGIDSILCELDGTPNKSKFGANAILGVSLAVAKAAAAALDIPLYRYIGGTNAKVLPTPMMNIINGGSHADNNVDFQEFMIMPTGAETFADSLRMGTEVFHNLKSVLKKRGYNTAVGDEGGFAPNLKSNEEAIEVILEAITKAGYAPGKDIYIALDPATSEMYIKEKGVYQFFKSDKSEISSEKMVDYWADWAAKYPIVSIEDGLAEDDWNGWKLMTEKLGSKIQLVGDDLFVTNTKRLSMGIEKGIGNSILVKVNQIGTLTETLDAIEMAKNAGYTAVISHRSGETEDTTIADIAVATNAGQIKTGSASRTDRIAKYNQLLRIEEELADSARFYGLKSINYKK